The Snodgrassella alvi wkB2 genome window below encodes:
- a CDS encoding NYN domain-containing protein has translation MTTENSAKLAVLIDADNASASIVESLLEEIAKYGIASVKRIYGDWSSGLSKWKDALLPHAITPVQQFAYTKGKNATDMAMVIDAMDLLYSNTFDGFCIVSSDSDFTRLASRIRENGLTVYGFGQKKTPESFRKACDKFIYTENLLSHTTVDMGEDKVQTPIFRNKRKTPAELKQDTALMNLFRNAVKEHADDDGWTSLGVIGQYINKVNSDFDARNYGYTKLSYLISAIDIFETQMHGNHLWLRLKKRNSSLAPKTESKPYTSVSEPTAFQQNNDAPLVITIPAVSTAMPAEKVSVTIEPEEKSKAKEPVLVQIETRAPEFTSYEKGRDDQTKRGRGRPRKTVFETTVTPAESSRGRGRPAKSGFNNRSSKSGRSSGETSSQHHWNRLVPMVQKAIERTCDIEGWATVSSVARELVTSDGGFNAKDYGFDNANNAISAISSEWVDSRKAGRGLRVRVVKPYDIEVDGNTIPAHELAAKSKTPVIDEDDDNFGNNF, from the coding sequence ATGACTACGGAAAATTCGGCCAAACTGGCAGTACTTATTGATGCTGATAATGCTTCAGCCAGTATTGTTGAATCTTTACTGGAAGAGATTGCCAAATACGGTATTGCCAGCGTTAAACGCATTTATGGCGACTGGAGCAGCGGCCTATCCAAATGGAAAGATGCACTGTTACCACACGCTATTACCCCTGTACAGCAATTTGCCTATACTAAGGGAAAAAATGCCACTGATATGGCTATGGTAATTGATGCCATGGATTTATTATACAGTAATACTTTTGACGGCTTCTGTATTGTATCCAGTGACAGTGATTTTACCCGTCTGGCTTCCCGTATTCGTGAAAATGGTCTGACTGTTTATGGTTTCGGGCAGAAAAAAACGCCTGAATCTTTCCGTAAAGCATGTGATAAATTTATTTATACTGAGAATTTACTTAGCCATACCACAGTAGATATGGGTGAAGATAAAGTCCAGACACCGATTTTCCGCAATAAACGCAAAACTCCGGCTGAGCTGAAACAGGATACTGCACTGATGAATCTGTTCCGCAATGCAGTAAAGGAGCATGCAGATGATGATGGCTGGACATCACTGGGCGTTATCGGTCAGTATATCAACAAGGTTAATTCCGATTTCGATGCACGTAATTATGGTTATACCAAACTTTCTTATCTGATCAGTGCCATCGATATTTTTGAAACTCAGATGCACGGCAATCATTTATGGCTGCGTCTGAAAAAACGCAATAGTAGCCTTGCGCCTAAAACAGAAAGCAAACCTTACACATCGGTTAGTGAGCCGACAGCTTTCCAGCAGAATAATGATGCGCCACTGGTTATTACCATTCCGGCAGTCAGCACAGCCATGCCGGCAGAAAAAGTAAGTGTAACCATTGAGCCGGAAGAAAAAAGCAAAGCTAAAGAACCGGTGCTGGTACAGATTGAAACCAGAGCTCCGGAATTCACCAGTTATGAAAAGGGCCGGGATGATCAGACTAAACGCGGCCGTGGCCGTCCCCGCAAGACGGTATTCGAAACGACGGTAACTCCTGCGGAAAGTAGTCGTGGTCGTGGTCGTCCGGCAAAATCCGGTTTCAATAACCGCTCATCCAAATCTGGTCGTTCTTCCGGTGAAACATCCAGCCAGCACCACTGGAACCGTCTGGTGCCGATGGTACAAAAGGCCATTGAAAGAACCTGTGATATTGAAGGCTGGGCGACAGTAAGCTCAGTTGCTCGCGAGCTGGTAACCAGCGATGGCGGCTTTAATGCTAAAGACTATGGTTTTGACAATGCCAATAATGCTATCTCGGCAATTAGCAGTGAGTGGGTAGACAGCCGTAAGGCCGGCCGTGGCTTACGGGTACGGGTAGTAAAACCTTATGATATTGAAGTAGATGGTAATACTATTCCGGCTCATGAACTGGCCGCTAAATCAAAAACACCGGTTATCGATGAAGATGATGATAATTTCGGCAATAATTTTTAA
- the hisG gene encoding ATP phosphoribosyltransferase, whose amino-acid sequence MTVQLTIALSKGRIYEETLPLLAAAGINAIEDPEESRKLIINTNHDNIRLIIVRATDVPTYVQYGAADFGIAGKDVLIEHDGDGLYQPLDLNIARCRMMVAVRKGFDYAAASQPGCRLRVASKYPNIAAEHFAGKGVHIDLIKLYGSMELAPLVGLADAIVDLVSTGNTLKANNLEAVEHVVDISSRLVVNKAALKLKYAAIQPIINVFTSARNHEI is encoded by the coding sequence ATGACTGTACAATTAACCATAGCGTTATCTAAAGGTCGAATTTATGAAGAAACCTTGCCATTACTCGCTGCGGCAGGAATTAATGCTATTGAAGACCCGGAAGAGTCACGTAAACTGATTATTAATACTAACCATGACAATATCCGTTTAATCATTGTTCGGGCAACAGATGTGCCTACATATGTGCAATACGGAGCAGCTGATTTTGGAATCGCTGGAAAAGATGTTTTAATTGAACATGATGGTGACGGGTTATATCAACCTTTGGATTTGAATATTGCCCGTTGCAGAATGATGGTAGCCGTACGCAAAGGGTTTGACTACGCGGCAGCTTCACAACCCGGCTGCCGCTTACGCGTAGCCAGTAAATACCCTAATATTGCTGCTGAACATTTTGCCGGCAAAGGCGTACACATTGATTTAATTAAATTATATGGTTCAATGGAGCTGGCACCTCTGGTAGGGTTGGCTGATGCAATTGTTGATTTGGTTTCGACGGGTAATACGTTAAAGGCAAATAACCTAGAGGCTGTAGAGCATGTTGTAGATATTTCCAGCCGGCTGGTCGTAAATAAGGCGGCCTTAAAGCTGAAATATGCAGCTATACAACCAATTATTAATGTATTTACTAGTGCACGAAATCACGAAATTTAA
- a CDS encoding SCO family protein yields the protein MLNIQNFLAVLTSAILLGACQPQSAVNNAQPASADSAKPLHQYNFEGSDVRDAGLGGKDFSLLGSDGKTVHLRDFQGKIVVLVFGYTHCPDVCPTNLLAYADAINQLGEQGKQVRVLFITVDPLRDTPQVMEAYAPAFNPDFIGLTVDKQHQQELNNVINQYKIAVHKVAGSSSSEYLMDHSTGTYLIDKQGRTVVYEPHSQTAAQLAHDIKQLLD from the coding sequence ATGCTTAACATACAAAATTTTCTGGCTGTATTAACATCCGCGATTTTATTGGGTGCCTGCCAGCCTCAGTCGGCAGTTAACAATGCTCAGCCAGCAAGTGCTGATTCAGCCAAACCACTGCATCAGTATAATTTTGAAGGCAGTGATGTACGCGATGCCGGCTTGGGTGGTAAAGATTTTTCCTTGCTTGGTTCTGACGGTAAAACAGTACATCTGCGTGATTTTCAGGGTAAAATAGTAGTATTAGTGTTCGGTTATACCCATTGTCCGGATGTTTGCCCGACTAATCTGCTTGCTTATGCAGATGCAATAAATCAGCTAGGTGAGCAGGGAAAACAGGTACGGGTATTGTTTATTACGGTTGATCCGCTGCGTGATACACCACAGGTTATGGAGGCTTATGCTCCGGCATTTAATCCTGACTTTATTGGTTTAACTGTAGATAAACAACATCAGCAAGAGCTTAATAACGTTATTAATCAGTATAAAATTGCTGTACATAAAGTAGCAGGCAGTAGTTCCAGTGAATATTTAATGGATCACAGCACAGGAACATATTTAATTGATAAACAAGGCCGTACCGTAGTTTATGAACCACACAGCCAGACAGCGGCACAATTGGCTCATGACATAAAACAATTACTGGATTAA
- a CDS encoding nuclease-related domain-containing protein gives MIFKQADSKVKDIEILHQLLQRSDLTQQTRQHIEHHLRLIRSGIKGEAESAYQLQFHFGNHSEWVIINDLRLKYQGKVAQIDHLLINRHMQIFVCESKRITGSLIINEQGEFSRIYEGNEQGMSSPLEQNRRHISLLNNLLLSDKIQLPSRFGRKLRPSLYSLILVSNDACIRRPRNPVSGLDSVIKNEQLQTKVQQLSKPAGILSFIRTAPIASMQKFARQLVQLHQPARYDWPSYFGLNKSSDQLITKSAHIAHPQNENLSSATYYFCSMCHKNISSGVVDYCRNHKNIFGGKIYCYQCQQKIKQQ, from the coding sequence ATGATTTTTAAGCAGGCTGACAGTAAAGTAAAAGACATAGAAATACTCCACCAGCTATTGCAACGGTCTGATCTAACGCAGCAGACGCGTCAGCATATTGAACATCATCTGCGGTTAATCCGTTCGGGAATCAAAGGTGAAGCAGAATCTGCTTATCAGCTGCAGTTTCATTTTGGCAATCATTCCGAATGGGTAATTATTAATGATTTAAGATTAAAGTATCAGGGAAAAGTAGCACAAATTGACCATTTACTGATTAATCGTCATATGCAAATATTTGTATGTGAAAGTAAAAGAATAACTGGCAGCCTGATTATTAATGAGCAGGGTGAGTTTTCCCGTATATATGAAGGTAATGAACAGGGAATGTCTTCTCCTCTTGAACAAAACCGACGTCATATCAGTCTGCTGAATAATTTATTACTTTCAGATAAGATTCAGCTGCCCAGCCGTTTTGGCAGAAAATTGCGTCCGTCATTATATAGCCTGATACTCGTCTCTAATGATGCCTGTATCCGGCGCCCCCGAAATCCAGTTTCTGGATTGGACAGCGTAATAAAAAATGAGCAATTGCAAACAAAAGTACAGCAGTTAAGCAAACCCGCGGGTATCTTAAGTTTTATCCGTACGGCACCAATTGCCAGTATGCAAAAATTTGCCCGTCAGCTGGTGCAGTTGCATCAACCTGCACGTTATGACTGGCCAAGTTATTTTGGTTTGAATAAGTCATCTGATCAATTGATAACTAAATCAGCTCATATAGCTCATCCACAAAATGAAAATTTGAGTTCAGCAACTTATTATTTTTGCTCCATGTGTCATAAAAATATTTCATCAGGCGTAGTTGATTATTGCCGGAATCATAAAAATATATTTGGCGGTAAAATATATTGTTATCAGTGTCAGCAAAAAATTAAACAACAATGA
- the nfsB gene encoding oxygen-insensitive NAD(P)H nitroreductase yields MNITDISKQRYTTKHYDKTKKIPAEQLAQLFEVIRNSPSSVNSQPWHFFVVDNDDARAKIMPAIVEMNHPRVADSSHTLIFCAKTPLDEQHLQNVLAQEEKDGRFEEGEIKEMMDKGRHFYVNKNSATPHSQLEWESRQLYIVLGQLLFAAAAIGIDSTAIEGFDDQKMDEILGLQQQGLKSVLVVSLGYRAANDSNATRPKSRLPEEQIFTRL; encoded by the coding sequence ATGAATATTACTGATATATCCAAACAGCGTTATACGACCAAACATTATGATAAAACAAAAAAAATTCCGGCAGAGCAATTGGCGCAACTATTTGAAGTTATCAGAAACAGCCCTTCATCAGTAAATTCACAGCCTTGGCATTTTTTTGTAGTGGATAATGACGATGCTCGTGCCAAAATCATGCCGGCAATTGTAGAAATGAATCATCCGCGGGTAGCTGATTCATCACATACCTTAATATTCTGTGCTAAAACCCCCCTGGATGAGCAGCATTTACAGAATGTACTGGCTCAGGAAGAAAAGGATGGTCGTTTCGAAGAAGGTGAAATCAAGGAAATGATGGATAAAGGTCGCCATTTTTATGTTAATAAAAATAGCGCGACACCACATAGCCAGCTTGAGTGGGAAAGCAGACAGTTATATATTGTATTGGGGCAGTTATTATTTGCAGCAGCTGCTATTGGTATCGATTCAACAGCAATTGAAGGCTTTGATGATCAGAAAATGGATGAAATTCTTGGTCTGCAACAGCAGGGGTTGAAAAGCGTACTGGTAGTCAGTCTTGGCTATCGTGCCGCTAATGACAGTAATGCTACCCGGCCAAAATCACGCCTGCCTGAAGAGCAGATATTTACTCGCTTGTAA
- a CDS encoding 5-formyltetrahydrofolate cyclo-ligase: MQIHTDKRQQRGLLRRQRQQLKDDIRQHATTRINRLLYPLIRREKRIAVYWAVGSELSLWSFIITAQKRGATVYLPYIAARQRQLWFTPCPILSRKQATARFMAQYGLKQKRGLIPQFHGQRIRARYLHTLIVPLLGIDQRGNRLGQGGGYYDATLSALQFWQPKLIGAGFACQRLQEIQTEKHDIKIPYFVCEQGIVHFKLGINKLSA; encoded by the coding sequence ATGCAGATACATACAGATAAAAGACAACAGCGTGGTTTATTGCGCCGGCAGCGTCAGCAGTTAAAGGATGATATACGTCAGCATGCTACTACCCGAATTAACCGCCTACTCTATCCTCTGATCCGACGTGAAAAACGGATAGCCGTATACTGGGCAGTAGGCAGTGAATTATCACTGTGGTCATTTATTATTACTGCTCAGAAACGCGGAGCAACAGTTTATTTGCCTTATATTGCAGCCAGACAACGACAATTATGGTTTACTCCCTGCCCTATCCTCTCTCGTAAGCAAGCCACAGCCCGTTTTATGGCTCAGTACGGTTTAAAACAAAAGCGCGGTTTAATTCCTCAATTTCATGGTCAGCGCATTCGGGCTCGCTATTTACATACTCTGATTGTACCGTTGCTGGGAATCGATCAAAGAGGTAATCGTCTGGGACAGGGCGGGGGTTATTACGATGCCACACTTTCAGCATTACAATTCTGGCAACCGAAATTAATAGGGGCTGGTTTTGCCTGCCAGCGGTTACAAGAAATTCAAACTGAAAAGCATGATATCAAAATACCTTATTTTGTCTGTGAACAAGGTATTGTGCACTTTAAGCTGGGTATAAATAAATTATCTGCTTGA
- the rpsB gene encoding 30S ribosomal protein S2 encodes MSQITMRQMLEAGVHFGHQTRYWNPKMAEYIFGARNKIHIINLEKTLPMFVEAQDVVRRLAANKGTVLFVGTKRQARDIVKEEATRAGAPYVDHRWLGGMLTNYKTVKQSIKRLEEKTVALENATEAGYGKKEVLEMQREVAKLERSLGGIKDMKGLPDAIFVIDTGYQKGTLVEAAKLGIPVIAVVDTNNSPDDVKYVIPGNDDSAKAIRLYCRGIADAILEGKAQSLQEVVQAAQAAEEKQAATAAE; translated from the coding sequence ATGTCACAAATTACTATGCGCCAGATGCTGGAAGCAGGCGTACACTTTGGTCATCAGACACGTTACTGGAATCCGAAAATGGCTGAGTACATTTTTGGTGCGCGTAACAAAATCCATATCATCAATCTGGAAAAAACCCTGCCGATGTTTGTAGAGGCTCAGGATGTAGTGCGTCGTCTGGCTGCCAATAAAGGAACTGTACTGTTCGTAGGTACTAAACGTCAGGCACGTGATATCGTTAAGGAAGAAGCTACCCGCGCCGGTGCTCCTTACGTTGATCATCGCTGGTTGGGCGGTATGCTGACTAACTACAAAACCGTAAAACAGTCTATTAAACGTCTGGAAGAAAAAACTGTTGCGCTGGAAAATGCTACTGAAGCCGGTTACGGTAAAAAAGAAGTATTGGAAATGCAGCGTGAAGTTGCTAAGCTGGAACGTTCTTTGGGCGGTATTAAAGATATGAAAGGCCTGCCTGATGCGATTTTCGTTATCGATACCGGTTATCAGAAAGGTACTTTGGTAGAGGCAGCTAAACTGGGTATTCCAGTTATCGCTGTGGTTGATACCAATAACAGCCCTGATGATGTTAAATATGTAATTCCGGGTAATGACGACTCAGCTAAGGCAATTCGTTTGTACTGCCGTGGTATTGCTGATGCCATTCTGGAAGGTAAAGCTCAGTCTTTACAGGAAGTGGTTCAGGCTGCTCAGGCCGCAGAAGAGAAACAGGCTGCAACTGCTGCTGAATAA
- the tsf gene encoding translation elongation factor Ts, whose amino-acid sequence MAAITAKMVGDLRAATGLGMMECKKALVEAEGNMEKAEEILRIKSGAKAGKLAGRTAAEGVVAEYVDGKVGAVAEINCETDFVAKDASFMAFAQAVAKAVAVHNPATLEALAEAKTDDGVTVEEARKAVIAKLGENITVRRFERIETDNSLVTYMHGTKIGVLVEHKGGDTQAIRQVAMHIAASKPQCVSAAEVNPEIVAKERHIYEEQAAASGKPANIIEKMVEGRVQKFLAEVTLLGQQFVINPDQTVEKFLKEQNAEVSRFVAFHVGEGIEKKEVDYAAEVAAASKV is encoded by the coding sequence ATGGCTGCAATTACTGCAAAAATGGTAGGTGATTTGCGTGCTGCTACCGGTTTGGGTATGATGGAATGCAAAAAAGCTTTGGTAGAAGCCGAAGGTAATATGGAAAAAGCCGAAGAAATTCTGCGCATTAAATCCGGTGCAAAAGCTGGTAAATTGGCTGGCCGTACTGCAGCAGAAGGTGTAGTTGCTGAATACGTGGATGGCAAAGTAGGTGCAGTTGCTGAAATTAACTGTGAAACAGATTTCGTTGCCAAAGATGCCAGCTTTATGGCATTTGCTCAGGCTGTGGCTAAAGCTGTTGCCGTGCACAACCCTGCTACACTGGAAGCATTGGCAGAAGCCAAAACAGATGATGGCGTTACTGTTGAAGAAGCTCGTAAAGCTGTCATTGCTAAGCTGGGTGAAAATATCACTGTACGACGGTTTGAACGGATTGAAACTGATAATAGTCTGGTAACTTATATGCACGGTACCAAAATCGGTGTACTGGTAGAACACAAAGGTGGCGATACACAGGCTATCCGTCAGGTAGCCATGCACATTGCTGCATCCAAACCACAATGCGTTTCTGCTGCTGAAGTGAACCCGGAAATTGTGGCAAAAGAACGCCACATTTATGAAGAGCAGGCTGCAGCTTCCGGCAAACCGGCAAATATCATTGAAAAAATGGTTGAAGGCCGGGTACAGAAATTTCTGGCTGAAGTAACTCTGCTGGGTCAGCAGTTCGTTATTAATCCTGACCAGACTGTGGAAAAATTCCTGAAAGAACAAAATGCTGAAGTAAGTCGTTTTGTTGCATTTCATGTTGGTGAAGGTATTGAGAAAAAAGAAGTGGATTATGCTGCTGAAGTAGCCGCTGCTTCTAAAGTATAA
- the pyrH gene encoding UMP kinase → MTKPAKYKRVLLKLSGESLMGPDAFGINRDTIMQITAQVKEVVDMGVEVAIVIGGGNIFRGMAQSAKGMERATADYMGMMATVMNALALKEAFESQQVKARVQSALSMQQVAETYARPKAIQYLEEGKVVIFAAGTGNPFFTTDTAASLRGVEMNCDIMLKATNVDGVYTADPKTNPEAKRYQQITFDEAISQNLKVMDATAFALCREQKLNIVVFGIFKPGALKRVIWGEDEGTLVHV, encoded by the coding sequence ATGACCAAACCAGCAAAATACAAACGTGTATTATTGAAATTATCCGGAGAGTCCCTGATGGGGCCGGATGCTTTTGGTATCAATCGCGATACTATTATGCAAATCACTGCACAGGTTAAAGAAGTGGTCGATATGGGTGTAGAAGTGGCTATTGTTATTGGCGGCGGTAACATCTTTCGCGGAATGGCGCAATCAGCCAAAGGCATGGAACGTGCTACTGCCGATTACATGGGCATGATGGCAACGGTGATGAATGCACTGGCTCTGAAAGAAGCATTTGAAAGTCAGCAGGTTAAAGCCAGAGTGCAGTCAGCACTAAGTATGCAGCAGGTAGCAGAAACTTATGCACGCCCAAAAGCCATCCAGTATCTGGAAGAAGGTAAGGTGGTGATTTTTGCAGCAGGAACCGGTAATCCGTTTTTTACTACAGATACCGCAGCAAGTTTGCGTGGAGTAGAAATGAATTGTGATATTATGTTAAAGGCAACCAATGTTGATGGGGTTTATACTGCTGATCCTAAAACCAATCCTGAAGCCAAACGTTATCAGCAAATTACTTTTGATGAGGCGATTAGCCAGAATCTGAAAGTAATGGATGCCACAGCATTTGCTTTATGTCGTGAACAGAAACTGAATATTGTGGTATTCGGCATCTTCAAACCGGGAGCACTTAAACGGGTTATCTGGGGTGAAGATGAAGGTACATTAGTCCATGTATAA
- the frr gene encoding ribosome recycling factor, whose translation MINEIQRTAETKMQKSLDVLRDNLSKVRTGRAHTGLLDQVEVEYYGSMVSVSQVASVTLLDARTIGVKPYESKMAAVIEKAIRNSNLGLNPAAMGDLIRVPMPMLTEERRKDLIKVVRGEAEDGRVVVRNIRRDANNDLKRLHKDKEISEDEVRRGEEGIQKLTDKYIAEIDKMLATKEADLMAI comes from the coding sequence ATGATTAACGAAATTCAACGCACTGCTGAAACCAAAATGCAGAAATCACTGGATGTATTGCGCGATAATCTGTCTAAAGTTCGTACAGGGCGCGCTCATACCGGTTTACTAGATCAGGTTGAGGTAGAATATTACGGAAGCATGGTATCTGTTAGTCAGGTTGCCAGTGTAACCTTGCTGGATGCCCGCACCATCGGGGTGAAACCCTATGAAAGTAAAATGGCTGCTGTTATCGAAAAGGCTATTCGTAACTCAAATCTTGGCCTGAATCCGGCTGCAATGGGTGATCTGATTCGCGTACCCATGCCAATGCTTACCGAAGAGCGACGCAAAGATCTGATTAAAGTAGTCCGTGGTGAAGCTGAAGATGGTCGGGTAGTCGTGCGTAATATACGACGTGATGCCAATAATGACCTCAAACGTCTGCATAAAGACAAAGAAATCAGTGAAGACGAAGTTCGTCGCGGTGAAGAAGGTATTCAGAAGCTTACTGATAAATACATTGCTGAAATTGATAAGATGCTGGCAACTAAAGAAGCCGATCTGATGGCAATCTGA
- a CDS encoding isoprenyl transferase codes for MVTSSTQSVPEHTEIPRHIAVIMDGNGRWAKKRLMPRIMGHKKGLEMLEEMTANCARMGVEYLTVFAFSTENWRRPLDEVNFLMGLFLQSLQKRVQKLHKNNLRLRVIGDRSRFAAEIVHGIEEAEALTAANTGLTLTIAADYGGRWDILQAVNQAIQAGDTKLTETSILPYLSLGYAPEPDLFIRTGGETRISNFLLWQLAYTELYFTPVLWPDFDESQLANAIRSYQERERRFGRTSEQLPLTQQRL; via the coding sequence TTGGTTACTAGTAGTACTCAGAGTGTGCCCGAACATACCGAAATCCCGAGGCATATTGCCGTTATTATGGACGGTAATGGACGTTGGGCTAAAAAACGTCTGATGCCACGGATTATGGGGCATAAAAAAGGGCTGGAAATGCTGGAAGAAATGACAGCAAACTGCGCACGTATGGGTGTGGAGTATCTGACAGTCTTTGCTTTTTCTACTGAAAACTGGCGTCGTCCTCTGGACGAAGTTAATTTTCTGATGGGGCTGTTTTTGCAGTCATTGCAAAAACGGGTACAAAAATTGCATAAAAATAATCTGCGTCTGCGTGTCATTGGTGATCGCAGCCGTTTTGCAGCAGAAATCGTACACGGGATTGAAGAAGCAGAAGCATTGACAGCAGCCAATACCGGGCTAACTCTGACTATAGCTGCTGATTATGGTGGTCGCTGGGATATTTTGCAGGCGGTTAATCAGGCTATTCAGGCCGGAGATACCAAACTGACTGAAACCAGCATCCTGCCATATCTGTCACTTGGTTATGCTCCCGAACCGGATTTATTTATCCGTACAGGCGGCGAAACCCGTATCAGTAATTTTCTTCTATGGCAACTGGCTTATACCGAGTTATATTTTACGCCAGTTCTGTGGCCGGATTTTGATGAATCTCAGCTGGCTAATGCTATACGTTCCTATCAGGAACGGGAGAGACGGTTTGGCAGAACCTCGGAGCAGTTGCCACTTACCCAACAGCGACTCTAA
- a CDS encoding phosphatidate cytidylyltransferase, whose amino-acid sequence MLKQRILTALVLLPLMIGMLFGANNSLWAAFSGLIALLALWEYARIAHFTNIQNALYLLVSAVGGGCLYFYYQQTALPLWTQIMVLLFWLIIVPVWLKFKWKIKANLSGVMIGWLLMVPFWQALISLRPDTKAAGALLSIMALVWIADIAAYFVGRAVGKRKLAPTISPNKSWEGAIGAVICVAIYTIVLQQQGWLPFILPWWQTLCLAFVLTAVSICGDLLESWLKRAGGVKDSSQLLPGHGGVFDRIDSLIAVLSVYAALIACFSVK is encoded by the coding sequence ATGCTCAAACAACGTATTCTTACTGCTTTGGTTTTACTGCCCTTAATGATAGGTATGTTGTTCGGGGCTAACAACAGTTTATGGGCTGCATTTAGCGGTCTGATTGCCTTACTGGCTTTATGGGAATATGCCCGTATTGCCCATTTCACTAACATACAGAATGCCCTCTATCTGCTGGTCAGCGCAGTAGGCGGTGGATGTCTTTATTTTTATTATCAGCAGACGGCATTACCACTCTGGACACAGATAATGGTTTTGCTGTTCTGGCTGATTATCGTACCAGTCTGGTTAAAATTTAAATGGAAGATCAAAGCCAACTTGTCTGGTGTCATGATTGGCTGGCTATTAATGGTACCTTTCTGGCAGGCGTTAATTTCCTTGCGGCCGGATACTAAAGCTGCCGGTGCTCTTTTATCGATCATGGCGTTAGTGTGGATTGCCGATATTGCTGCCTATTTTGTCGGAAGGGCTGTAGGTAAACGTAAACTGGCTCCAACTATCAGTCCGAATAAAAGCTGGGAAGGTGCTATTGGTGCTGTTATTTGCGTTGCTATCTATACAATTGTCCTGCAACAGCAAGGCTGGTTACCCTTTATTCTGCCTTGGTGGCAAACCCTGTGTCTGGCTTTTGTTCTGACTGCAGTCAGTATCTGCGGTGATTTGCTGGAAAGTTGGTTAAAGCGTGCCGGTGGTGTAAAAGACAGCAGCCAGCTTTTACCCGGACATGGTGGTGTGTTTGATCGGATAGATTCCCTGATTGCTGTACTGAGTGTTTATGCCGCTTTGATAGCCTGTTTTAGTGTAAAGTGA